A segment of the Streptomyces sp. Tu 2975 genome:
CCTGCTCGAAGCCGGCGATGTTGGCGCCGGTCACGTAGTCGCCGGGGGCTCCGTAGCGCTCGGCGGTCTCGTGGCAGGTGCGGTGGATGTCGCGCATGATCGCCGCGAGTTCGTCCTCGACGCGGTCCGCGGACCAGGTTTCGCGGGCCGCGTTCTGGCGCATCTCCAAGGCGCTGACGGCGACTCCGCCCGCGTTGGCGGCCTTGCCCGGGCCGAAGGCGACGCCGGCCTCCTGGAGCACGCGGACGGCTTCCGGGGTGGTGGGCATGTTCGCGCCTTCCGCGACCGCCTTGACCCCGTTGCGCACCAGGGTGACGGCGTCCTGTTCCGCCAGCTCGTTCTGGGTGGCGGAGGGGAAGGCGAGGTCGGCGGGCACGTCCCAGACCCGGCCGCCGGGCACATAGCGGGCGGAGGCGCCGCGGCGCTCTGCGTACTCGCTGACGCGGGCCCGCTCGACCTCCTTGACCTGCCTGAGCAGTTCGAGGTCGATGCCCTTCTCGTCGATGACGTAGCCGGCCGAGTCGGAGCAGGTCAGGGGGTGGGCGCCGCTGCGCAGGAGCTTCTCGATGGTGTGGACGGCGACGTTGCCGGAGCCGGAGACGACGGCGGCCCGGCCCTCGAGGTCCTCGCCGCGCAGGCTCAGCATCTCGGCCGCGAACAGCACGCTGCCGTAGCCGG
Coding sequences within it:
- the gdhA gene encoding NADP-specific glutamate dehydrogenase, whose product is MALSPPKDRLASLRAELEERNPAQPEFHQAAREVLDTLAPVLAARPEYAQARIVERLCEPERQIIFRVPWQDDRGAVHINRGFRVEFNSALGPYKGGLRFHRSVNLGVVKFLGFEQVFKNALTGLGIGGGKGGSDFDPHGRSDAEVMRFCQSFMTELHRHIGEQTDVPAGDIGVGSREIGYLFGQYRRITNRWEAGVLTGKGQSWGGSAVRTEATGYGSVLFAAEMLSLRGEDLEGRAAVVSGSGNVAVHTIEKLLRSGAHPLTCSDSAGYVIDEKGIDLELLRQVKEVERARVSEYAERRGASARYVPGGRVWDVPADLAFPSATQNELAEQDAVTLVRNGVKAVAEGANMPTTPEAVRVLQEAGVAFGPGKAANAGGVAVSALEMRQNAARETWSADRVEDELAAIMRDIHRTCHETAERYGAPGDYVTGANIAGFEQVADAMLAQGLV